Proteins found in one Serratia plymuthica genomic segment:
- a CDS encoding metal-dependent hydrolase has translation MLLVDSHCHLDGLDYQTLHQNVDDALAKAKARDVGYVLAVATTLPGYQAMTQLIGPRDDVAFSCGVHPLNLEGGYDYAELRRLAAAEQVVALGETGLDYFYQKDNLELQQASFREHIRIGRELNKPVIVHTRDAREDTLAILREENSQDCGGVLHCFTEDIATAEALLDLGFYISFSGILTFRNAEQLREVARYVPLDRILVETDSPYLAPVPHRGKENQPAYVRDVAEYMAVLKGVSLETLAETTTANFSRLFHIEL, from the coding sequence ATGTTGTTAGTAGATTCGCATTGTCATCTTGATGGCCTGGATTACCAAACGCTGCATCAAAACGTGGATGACGCCCTGGCGAAAGCCAAGGCGCGCGATGTCGGCTACGTTCTGGCGGTGGCGACCACCTTGCCGGGTTATCAGGCCATGACGCAGTTGATCGGCCCACGCGATGACGTGGCGTTCTCCTGCGGTGTCCACCCGCTGAACCTCGAGGGCGGCTACGATTATGCAGAGCTGCGTCGTCTGGCGGCGGCAGAACAGGTGGTGGCGCTGGGAGAAACCGGGCTGGATTACTTCTATCAGAAAGACAATCTCGAGCTGCAGCAAGCGTCATTCCGTGAGCATATCCGCATTGGTCGCGAACTGAACAAACCGGTGATCGTGCATACCCGCGACGCGCGTGAAGATACGCTGGCGATCCTGCGTGAGGAGAATTCGCAGGACTGCGGCGGCGTGCTGCACTGTTTTACCGAAGATATCGCTACCGCAGAAGCGCTGCTCGATCTGGGTTTCTATATTTCCTTTTCCGGCATCCTGACGTTCCGCAATGCGGAGCAACTTCGTGAGGTGGCGCGCTACGTGCCGCTTGATCGCATTCTGGTGGAAACCGACTCGCCGTATCTTGCCCCGGTGCCGCATCGCGGCAAAGAAAACCAACCTGCCTACGTACGTGATGTGGCTGAATACATGGCGGTATTGAAGGGCGTGAGCCTGGAAACGCTGGCCGAAACCACCACCGCCAACTTTTCACGCTTATTTCACATCGAACTATAA
- the pabC gene encoding aminodeoxychorismate lyase, translating to MYWINGQQHDALAPSDRGLQFGDGCFTTARVIDGRIELLPWHIERLQQAAQRLMMPVADWGALEREMAHAAESISLGVVKAILTRGSGGRGYSPQGCENPTRIVSRSAYPTHYLPWRERGISLALSPVALARNPLLAGLKHLNRLEQVLIRAHLDQTTADEALVLDTAGMLVECCAANLFWRKGKAVFTPDLSQAGVAGLMRRRVIELLAGSEYSLHCVSEPLVTLADAEEVLVSNALMPLLPVNTAQSWRYHSRQLYDFLRPHC from the coding sequence ATGTACTGGATTAACGGACAACAGCACGATGCGTTAGCGCCAAGCGATCGCGGTTTGCAGTTCGGTGATGGCTGTTTTACTACTGCCAGGGTTATCGATGGCAGAATAGAGTTGCTTCCCTGGCATATTGAGCGCCTGCAACAGGCGGCGCAGCGGCTGATGATGCCGGTGGCAGATTGGGGGGCTCTTGAACGTGAAATGGCGCATGCGGCAGAATCTATCTCGCTCGGCGTGGTCAAAGCGATACTGACGCGCGGCAGCGGCGGACGAGGTTACAGTCCGCAGGGGTGTGAGAATCCTACGCGGATTGTTTCGCGTAGCGCATATCCCACCCATTACCTGCCGTGGCGCGAACGGGGAATTAGCCTGGCGCTCAGCCCGGTGGCTTTGGCGCGTAATCCGTTGCTGGCGGGGCTGAAACACTTGAACCGCCTGGAGCAGGTATTGATCCGCGCGCATCTTGACCAGACGACTGCCGACGAGGCGCTGGTGCTTGACACTGCCGGTATGCTGGTGGAATGCTGTGCGGCTAATTTATTCTGGCGTAAAGGGAAAGCGGTATTTACGCCCGATCTGAGCCAGGCCGGCGTGGCTGGTTTGATGCGCCGCAGGGTGATTGAGTTGTTGGCGGGCAGTGAATATTCATTGCATTGCGTCAGCGAGCCGCTGGTCACTCTTGCCGACGCCGAAGAAGTGCTGGTGAGCAACGCGCTGATGCCCTTGCTGCCGGTAAATACAGCGCAATCATGGCGTTATCACTCGCGTCAACTCTATGATTTTTTGCGCCCACACTGTTAA
- the tmk gene encoding dTMP kinase, producing the protein MKSKFVVIEGLEGAGKTTARDTVVNVLREHGINDIVFTREPGGTPLAEKLRDLFKRGIDGELPTIKAEVLMLYAARVQLVETVIKPALARGAWVVGDRHDLSSQAYQGGGRGVDQQLMASLRDTVLGDFHPDLTIYLDLPPLVGLQRARARGELDRIEQEALPFFERTRSRYLELAAQDDSIVTVDASQSLEQVTAAIRSCLSQWLRQEGV; encoded by the coding sequence ATGAAAAGTAAATTCGTGGTTATCGAAGGGCTTGAGGGCGCGGGGAAAACCACCGCGCGCGATACCGTGGTCAACGTACTGCGCGAACACGGCATTAACGACATTGTTTTTACCCGCGAGCCGGGCGGTACCCCGCTGGCGGAAAAGCTGCGCGATCTGTTCAAACGCGGCATCGACGGCGAACTGCCGACTATCAAAGCCGAAGTGCTGATGCTGTATGCAGCCCGCGTGCAATTGGTAGAAACCGTCATCAAACCGGCGCTGGCGCGCGGTGCCTGGGTGGTCGGCGATCGTCACGATTTGTCGTCACAGGCTTATCAGGGCGGCGGTCGTGGCGTAGATCAACAACTGATGGCCTCGCTGCGTGACACCGTCTTGGGGGATTTTCATCCGGACCTGACGATTTATCTGGATCTGCCGCCGCTGGTTGGCCTGCAACGCGCCCGTGCGCGCGGCGAACTGGATCGTATTGAACAGGAAGCGCTGCCGTTCTTTGAGCGCACCCGTTCGCGCTATCTGGAGTTGGCGGCGCAGGACGATTCTATCGTCACCGTCGACGCTTCCCAATCGCTGGAACAGGTGACGGCGGCTATTCGCAGTTGCCTCAGCCAATGGCTACGGCAGGAAGGCGTGTAA
- the mltG gene encoding endolytic transglycosylase MltG, which produces MKKRKLKVVSIIVVLVLALLFWGYQKVERFADTPLAIQQEAIFKLPAGTGRVGLEELLVRDKLIRNGAWFPWLLRLEPKLAEFKAGTYRFTPGMTVRQMLKLLASGKEAQFSARFIEGSRLRDWLLVLQQSKYLKHTLAGKSEAEIAVALGLPEGTHPEGRLYPDTYLYTAGMSDIALLKRAHLRMIKTLEAAWQSRDTSLPYKTQEELLTMASIVEKETAVPEERTKVASVFINRLRIGMRLQTDPTVIYGMGDAYNGNITRKDLETPTPYNTYVISGLPPTPIAMPGQASLEAAANPAKTPYLYFVADGKGGHQFTTNLASHNQAVRAYRQVLKEKNEK; this is translated from the coding sequence ATGAAGAAAAGAAAGCTGAAGGTCGTTTCTATTATTGTTGTTCTGGTATTGGCCCTGCTGTTTTGGGGTTACCAGAAGGTTGAGCGCTTTGCTGATACGCCATTGGCGATCCAGCAGGAAGCCATTTTTAAACTGCCGGCCGGCACCGGACGGGTAGGGTTGGAAGAGTTGCTGGTGCGCGACAAGCTGATCCGCAACGGTGCCTGGTTCCCGTGGCTGCTGCGTCTGGAGCCGAAATTGGCGGAGTTCAAGGCCGGCACCTACCGCTTTACGCCGGGGATGACGGTGCGCCAGATGCTCAAACTGCTGGCCAGCGGTAAAGAAGCCCAGTTCAGCGCGCGTTTTATCGAAGGTTCGCGCCTGCGTGACTGGCTGTTGGTGTTGCAGCAGTCGAAATACCTCAAACATACGCTGGCGGGCAAAAGCGAAGCGGAAATTGCCGTGGCGCTGGGCCTGCCGGAGGGGACTCATCCGGAAGGGCGCCTGTACCCGGATACCTATCTGTATACCGCCGGCATGAGCGATATCGCGTTGCTCAAGCGCGCACATCTGCGCATGATCAAGACGCTTGAGGCCGCCTGGCAAAGCCGCGATACCAGCTTGCCGTACAAGACGCAGGAAGAGTTGTTGACCATGGCTTCGATCGTCGAGAAAGAAACCGCCGTGCCCGAAGAGCGCACCAAGGTGGCCTCGGTCTTCATTAATCGCTTGCGCATTGGCATGCGCCTGCAAACCGATCCCACGGTGATCTACGGTATGGGCGATGCTTATAATGGCAATATCACCCGCAAGGATCTGGAAACGCCGACGCCGTACAACACTTATGTGATAAGCGGCCTGCCGCCGACGCCGATCGCCATGCCGGGCCAGGCTTCGCTGGAAGCCGCCGCCAATCCGGCGAAGACGCCTTATTTGTACTTTGTCGCCGACGGCAAGGGCGGCCACCAGTTTACCACTAACCTGGCAAGCCATAATCAGGCGGTTCGCGCCTATCGCCAGGTGCTTAAGGAAAAGAATGAAAAGTAA
- the holB gene encoding DNA polymerase III subunit delta', whose translation MNWYPWLNTPYRQLVGQYAAGRGHHALLLHASAGNGDDALAYGLSRWLICQRRNGEKSCGECHSCRLMLAGNHPDYHVLAPEKGKSSLGIEPIRQVIETLYSHAQQGGAKVIWLPQAELLTEAAANALLKTLEEPPEKTYFLLSCREPSRLLATLRSRCFYWHLASPDEQLSLQWLNRQMPGNLVDLLTALRLHDGAPLAAEQLLQPERWQQRRALCAALNAALPQHDMLSLLPALNHEDVAERLHWLCALLVDAMKWQQGAASFMLNQDQQPLVHQLASRLSGTSLQQVVQQWLNCRHQLLNVTGVNRELLLTERLLGWEQMLGATGYSHPHSL comes from the coding sequence ATGAACTGGTACCCGTGGCTGAACACGCCTTACCGTCAGTTGGTCGGGCAATATGCAGCCGGTCGCGGCCATCATGCCCTGTTGTTGCATGCTTCAGCGGGCAATGGCGATGACGCGCTGGCTTATGGTCTGAGCCGCTGGTTGATTTGTCAGCGGCGTAACGGCGAAAAAAGCTGCGGCGAGTGTCATAGCTGCCGGCTTATGCTGGCGGGCAACCATCCGGACTATCACGTATTGGCGCCGGAAAAGGGGAAAAGCAGCCTGGGTATCGAGCCTATCCGCCAGGTGATCGAAACCCTTTATTCCCACGCCCAGCAGGGGGGCGCCAAGGTTATCTGGTTGCCGCAGGCAGAGCTGCTGACCGAAGCGGCGGCCAATGCCCTGTTGAAAACGCTGGAAGAGCCGCCGGAAAAAACCTATTTCCTGTTGAGTTGCCGCGAGCCTTCACGGCTGCTGGCGACATTGCGCAGCCGCTGTTTCTATTGGCATCTCGCCAGCCCGGATGAGCAGCTCAGTTTACAGTGGTTGAACCGGCAAATGCCGGGCAATTTGGTGGATCTCCTTACCGCACTGCGGCTGCACGACGGGGCGCCGCTGGCCGCCGAGCAACTGTTGCAACCCGAGCGTTGGCAGCAGCGCAGAGCCTTGTGCGCCGCACTGAATGCTGCCTTGCCGCAGCATGACATGCTGTCGCTGTTGCCGGCGCTGAATCACGAAGACGTGGCGGAGCGGCTGCACTGGCTGTGCGCATTGCTGGTGGATGCCATGAAGTGGCAGCAGGGCGCGGCGAGCTTTATGCTTAATCAGGATCAGCAACCGTTGGTGCACCAATTGGCCAGCCGCCTGAGCGGTACCTCGCTGCAGCAGGTGGTGCAGCAATGGCTCAATTGCCGCCATCAGTTGCTTAACGTAACCGGCGTCAATCGCGAACTGTTGCTGACCGAACGACTACTCGGTTGGGAGCAGATGCTCGGCGCTACCGGTTATTCTCACCCTCATTCGTTGTAA